The following are from one region of the Rhodopirellula sp. P2 genome:
- a CDS encoding AI-2E family transporter has translation MSHIHQFRTILAGARPERRREKSDELVAVEQLSRHVQWASVGVWVCVAFLTLYTLYIGRNLFMPILVAGFAFLTLRPVVRAATRLGIPSGVAATAIMLAIATVFGTIGYVLSGPAQDMLQQVPGSMPEVKDKLGFIFDHLETVNQATEDISDTADAEQLTSEEKPVPVEIKQPAWTTSSPLIAGTGNAVSFVSIAAALLFFLLAAGDSLIVSVVSSLPSFSSKRRFIEVLEGVQDALSSYLAWVTSINACLGVCIGTAMWLLGMPSPLLWGVAAMFLNFIPIVGAMVGIAMVFFVALVSFEHASFAFVVAGTYATLTTLEGQFITPTLLGKSMKLSSVLVFISIVIWGWMWGMLGVFLAVPILIAVVMVMEKLEATSSMNAMLNGGVGKAADPE, from the coding sequence ATGTCACACATTCACCAATTTCGAACCATATTGGCTGGTGCACGTCCGGAGCGTCGGCGTGAAAAGTCGGATGAATTGGTGGCTGTCGAGCAGCTGTCGAGACACGTCCAGTGGGCTTCGGTTGGCGTGTGGGTGTGCGTGGCATTTTTGACTTTGTACACGCTTTACATCGGTCGAAACCTGTTCATGCCGATCTTGGTCGCGGGTTTCGCGTTTCTCACATTGCGGCCAGTGGTTCGCGCGGCGACTCGCCTCGGAATCCCATCCGGTGTTGCCGCCACCGCGATCATGCTGGCGATTGCGACTGTCTTCGGAACGATCGGCTATGTGTTGTCTGGCCCAGCGCAAGACATGCTGCAGCAGGTGCCGGGATCGATGCCCGAAGTCAAAGACAAGCTGGGATTCATTTTTGACCATTTAGAAACCGTCAACCAAGCCACAGAAGACATCTCGGACACCGCCGATGCAGAGCAATTGACATCAGAAGAGAAGCCTGTGCCGGTCGAGATCAAACAGCCCGCTTGGACAACCTCGTCGCCGTTGATCGCCGGGACGGGAAACGCGGTTTCGTTTGTCTCCATTGCCGCGGCGCTGTTGTTCTTTTTGTTGGCGGCGGGTGATTCATTGATTGTCTCCGTCGTCAGCTCGTTGCCGTCCTTTTCGTCCAAGCGACGGTTCATCGAAGTCTTGGAAGGTGTTCAAGACGCTCTGAGTAGTTATCTGGCGTGGGTCACCAGCATCAACGCGTGTCTGGGGGTTTGTATCGGAACTGCAATGTGGTTGCTGGGGATGCCCTCGCCATTGTTGTGGGGAGTTGCGGCCATGTTTTTGAACTTCATTCCGATCGTGGGCGCGATGGTCGGTATCGCGATGGTGTTCTTCGTCGCTCTGGTCAGCTTTGAGCATGCATCGTTTGCATTCGTGGTCGCGGGGACGTATGCGACGCTGACCACATTGGAAGGTCAGTTCATCACACCGACTCTGTTGGGCAAATCGATGAAGCTGTCGTCCGTGCTGGTGTTCATCTCAATCGTGATTTGGGGATGGATGTGGGGAATGCTGGGTGTGTTCTTGGCCGTCCCGATTTTGATTGCGGTCGTGATGGTGATGGAGAAGTTGGAGGCCACTTCTTCGATGAATGCCATGTTGAACGGCGGCGTTGGAAAGGCCGCTGACCCTGAGTGA